Proteins encoded together in one Sylvia atricapilla isolate bSylAtr1 chromosome 2, bSylAtr1.pri, whole genome shotgun sequence window:
- the LOC136373380 gene encoding olfactory receptor 52I2-like, protein MKILPDSSDPFNRSSFSFILVGVPGLEAFPTCLGILFCSAYVLAVVGNGAVLLVLGLDRALQAPSHRLLAMLALTDVLMVSSVVPKMLGVLWLGSAEIGAAACFVQMFLVHTLTAVESGVLLAMAADRYVAVCHPLRYQGVLGGPAVTRLGLAVVLRAVLAMAPLSGLVTALPYCGPRVVPHSYCEHMAVAGLACASARPSRLYSLAGSSLTVGTDLALIAVSYGMILRAALAKESCRRALSTCGCHLSVVLLYYVPGIVSIFCQHFSGTVSAGTQVLLADLYLAVPAVLNPLVYSLRSRQIRTALLRALWPSSGCA, encoded by the coding sequence ATGAAGATTCTCCCAGATTCTTCCGATCCCTTCAACAGgagctccttctccttcatccTGGTGGGTGTCCCTGGCCTGGAAGCTTTCCCCACCTGCCTGGGCATCCTTTTCTGCTCGGCCTACGTGCTGGCCGTGGTGGGGAACGGGGCAgttctgctggtgctggggctggaccGGGCGCTGCAGGCGCCCAGCCATcgcctgctggccatgctggcgCTCACCGACGTGCTGATGGTGAGCTCCGTGGTGCCCAAGATGCTGGGCGTGCTGTGGCTGGGCTCCGCCGAGATCGGCGCCGCGGCCTGCTTCGTGCAGATGTTCCTGGTGCACACCCTGACGGCCGTGGAGTCGGGCGTGCTGCTGGCCATGGCCGCCGACCGCTACGTGGCCGTGTGCCACCCGCTGAGGTACCAGGGCGTCCTGGGCGGCCCCGCGGTGACACGGCTGGGGCTGGCCGTCGTGCTGAGGGCCGTGCTGGCCATGGCGCCGCTGTCGGGGCTGGTGACGGCGCTGCCCTACTGCGGGCCCCGCGTGGTGCCGCACTCCTACTGCGAGCACATGGCCGTGGCCGGCCTGGCCTGCGCCAGCGCCCGGCCCAGCCGCCTCTACAGCCTGGCAGGCTCTTCCCTGACCGTGGGCACGGACCTGGCTCTCATCGCCGTGTCCTACGGGATGATCCTGAGGGCAGCGCTGGCCAAGGAGTCCTGCCGCAGGGCCCTGAGCACCTGCGGGTGCCACCTCAGCGTGGTGCTGCTCTACTACGTCCCCGGCATCGTCTCCATTTTCTGCCAGCACTTCTCTGGCACCGTGTCCGCGGGCACACAGGTGCTGCTGGCGGACCTGTACCTGGCCGTGCCCGCCGTGCTCAACCCGCTGGTGTACAGCCTGAGGAGCCGGCAGATCCGCACGGCTCTGCTCAGGGCGCTCTGGCCCAGCAGCGGCTGTGCCTGA